Proteins from one Fragaria vesca subsp. vesca linkage group LG6, FraVesHawaii_1.0, whole genome shotgun sequence genomic window:
- the LOC101311398 gene encoding exosome complex component RRP43-like isoform 1 produces MGLPDSSGGLLSELDVDAFRRLFPLRFYESHLVKSTRPDGRSLDKARETSSALGAVASADGSALVKIGSTTMLAAIKMEVTTPSQELPDEGRIAIEFHMPPICSPIVRPGRPAEAAPVVSKQLSDTISSSGMINVKELSLISGKAAWMVYLDIYCLDADGALFDAALLSAVAAFSHLQIPVVSMNNEGKVVVMSEENEGGKEPVNKEKRKLTLCSIPFSLTCILYKNFILADPTAEEESIMETLVTVVLDSSGQLVSLYKPGGPVLAYTSAIQVGYLVSTLVSCQCFNGSLRFNLVGCCEFQIFVVLVYLTESNKVYVQISNHFITHQ; encoded by the exons ATGGGATTGCCTGATTCTTCTGGAGGCTTGCTGTCGGAATTGGATGTTGATGCTTTCAGGCGCTTATTTCCTCTTCGGTTTTATGAGAGCCATCTTGTGAAATCCACACGCCCTGATGGGAGGTCACTTGACAAAGCTAGAGAGACTTCCTCGGCCCTTG GGGCTGTTGCCTCTGCGGATGGATCAGCACTTGTGAAGATAGGTTCGACG ACAATGTTGGCTGCTATAAAAATGGAAGTCACGACCCCTTCTCAAGAGTTGCCAGATGAGGGACGCATAG CAATTGAATTCCACATGCCTCCAATTTGTTCTCCAATTGTAAGGCCTGGCAGGCCAGCTGAGGCAGCACCCGTTGTGTCAAAGCAACTATCTGACACTATTTCAAG TTCTGGCATGATTAATGTGAAGGAATTATCCTTGATCAGTGGAAAAGCTGCTTGGATGGTCTACCTG GACATATACTGTTTGGACGCTGATGGTGCTCTATTTGATGCTGCTTTGCTGTCAGCAGTCGCTGCCTTTTCTCACT TGCAGATTCCTGTAGTTTCTATGAACAATGAAGGAAAAGTAGTTGTTATGTCTGAGGAAAATGAGGGAGGAAAGGAGCCGGTCAATAAAGAGAAGAGGAAACTCACGTTATGCAGTATTCCATTTTCACTAACATGTATACTTTATAAGAATTTCATCTTGGCTGACCCTACAGCAGAGGAAGAATCGATCATGGAAACACTTGTAACTGTGGTTTTAGATTCATCTGGTCAACTTGTGTCTCTTTACAAGCCAGGTGGACCAGTTCTTGCCTATACATCGGCTATCCAGGTTGGTTACCTAGTTTCTACCCTTGTGTCATGTCAATGTTTTAATGGTTCCCTGCGATTCAACTTGGTAGGATGTTGTGAATTTCAGATTTTCGTTGTCTTAGTCTATCTAACTGAGAGTAATAAAGTGTATGTTCAGATTAGTAATCATTTCATCACACATCAGTAA
- the LOC101311398 gene encoding exosome complex component RRP43-like isoform 2 yields MGLPDSSGGLLSELDVDAFRRLFPLRFYESHLVKSTRPDGRSLDKARETSSALGAVASADGSALVKIGSTTMLAAIKMEVTTPSQELPDEGRIAIEFHMPPICSPIVRPGRPAEAAPVVSKQLSDTISSSGMINVKELSLISGKAAWMVYLDIYCLDADGALFDAALLSAVAAFSHLQIPVVSMNNEGKVVVMSEENEGGKEPVNKEKRKLTLCSIPFSLTCILYKNFILADPTAEEESIMETLVTVVLDSSGQLVSLYKPGGPVLAYTSAIQDCVALTRQRVRELQMILDEASAGMEVD; encoded by the exons ATGGGATTGCCTGATTCTTCTGGAGGCTTGCTGTCGGAATTGGATGTTGATGCTTTCAGGCGCTTATTTCCTCTTCGGTTTTATGAGAGCCATCTTGTGAAATCCACACGCCCTGATGGGAGGTCACTTGACAAAGCTAGAGAGACTTCCTCGGCCCTTG GGGCTGTTGCCTCTGCGGATGGATCAGCACTTGTGAAGATAGGTTCGACG ACAATGTTGGCTGCTATAAAAATGGAAGTCACGACCCCTTCTCAAGAGTTGCCAGATGAGGGACGCATAG CAATTGAATTCCACATGCCTCCAATTTGTTCTCCAATTGTAAGGCCTGGCAGGCCAGCTGAGGCAGCACCCGTTGTGTCAAAGCAACTATCTGACACTATTTCAAG TTCTGGCATGATTAATGTGAAGGAATTATCCTTGATCAGTGGAAAAGCTGCTTGGATGGTCTACCTG GACATATACTGTTTGGACGCTGATGGTGCTCTATTTGATGCTGCTTTGCTGTCAGCAGTCGCTGCCTTTTCTCACT TGCAGATTCCTGTAGTTTCTATGAACAATGAAGGAAAAGTAGTTGTTATGTCTGAGGAAAATGAGGGAGGAAAGGAGCCGGTCAATAAAGAGAAGAGGAAACTCACGTTATGCAGTATTCCATTTTCACTAACATGTATACTTTATAAGAATTTCATCTTGGCTGACCCTACAGCAGAGGAAGAATCGATCATGGAAACACTTGTAACTGTGGTTTTAGATTCATCTGGTCAACTTGTGTCTCTTTACAAGCCAGGTGGACCAGTTCTTGCCTATACATCGGCTATCCAG GATTGTGTTGCACTCACTAGGCAAAGAGTGAGGGAGCTCCAGATGATTTTAGATGAAGCCTCCGCTGGTATGGAGGTTGATTAG